In Papaver somniferum cultivar HN1 chromosome 1, ASM357369v1, whole genome shotgun sequence, a genomic segment contains:
- the LOC113275983 gene encoding uncharacterized protein LOC113275983, with protein sequence MTKIKDKFWEYAEKLNNRFKCKYCKRDFPGGVARVKSHLSGIKGRDIAVCAQVPEEVQASAVIAVGEAGVNVSGTKRAKSSTGSVGESSVSVCEEPRLQQTSIPAMLSKKDKDAVDMKVALCFFLNNIAFNVIQTTGFIEMIKAVSEYGIGYSLPSYSTLRTKLVVNTKADVERYVNEVKESWSLTGCTIMSDIWTDMKKWSFINVIAYSPKGAVFLKSVERSGESNTGLFIREVLLPVIEEIGAENVVQIVTDNASNYGLACNLIMEEYPHIIKSKCAAHGVQLVFEDIYDSVDWVKDIFLKVRKIYDHFYRHIILLDLMREHTKKDLRKYSKTRFASHFLMLQSILDVEDGLRNLVASVEYRNMLYDKGAVADIVKELIQGTPFWEDGKDLISAMEPLVKVLRLVDGDGSTSGYIYEATDRARKAIKERCEEDPVKYMHIWELFEFRAKSNLLHEVHAAAMYLNPPFMFDGKISYTNEAVQAALSYIYDKLIDTTERTKFSQELLLYNGKHPKIFTSISIDQISNCHPTCERNWNAFDAAQTKKRNRLAPQMLEDLVYIRMNSLMLKNSVNFELKDRDPINLENLAEWDTELVDGNLDEAIDEGFVADARSDLNAAWMDRMCSGIGTSSRMNYRHQ encoded by the exons ATGACGAAgataaaagacaaattttgggaaTATGCCGAGAAACTGAATAACCGTTTCAAATGTAAGTACTGCAAAAGAGATTTTCCTGGAGGAGTAGCAAGAGTGAAGTCTCATTTATCGGGTATTAAAGGCCGTGACATTGCTGTTTGTGCACAAGTACCTGAGGAAGTACAAGCATCTGCTGTTATTGCAGTTGGGGAGGCCGGTGTTAATGTTAGTGGGACTAAAAGAGCTAAATCATCTACTGGGAGTGTTGGGGAGAGCAGCGTTAGTGTCTGTGAAGAACCAAGATTGCAACAAACTTCAATACCTGCAATGCTCAGCAAAAAGGATAAAGATGCGGTGGACATGAAAGTAGCTCTTTGTTTCTTCTTGAATAACATTGCTTTTAATGTTATACAGACAACAGGGTTTATTGAGATGATTAAGGctgtgtcggaatatggtattGGATATTCATTACCTAGTTATTCTACTCTTCGAACTAAGCTGGTTGTTAATACTAAAGCAGATGTGGAACGTTATGTAAATGAAGTCAAAGAATCTTGGAGTTTAACTGGATGCACCATCATGTCAGACATATGGACAGATATGAAAAAATGGTCGTTTATAAATGTGATTGCTTACTCACCAAAAGGGGCAGTATTCTTAAAATCAGTTGAAAGATCCGGAGAATCGAACACAGGTTTATTTATAAGGGAGGTACTTTTACCAGTTATTGAAGAGAttggtgctgaaaatgtagtgcAAATTGTGACCGACAATGCTTCAAACTATGGACTTGCTTGTAACCTGATCATGGAAGAGTATCCCCACATAATCAAATCAAAGTGTGCTGCTCATGGAGTTCAATTGGTATTTGAGGATATATATGATTCTGTTGATTGGGTTAAAGATATTTTTCTCAAAGTAAGaaagatatatgaccatttctatAGGCATATCATTCTTTTGGACTTAATGAGAGAGCATACCAAGAAAGATTTGAGAAagtattctaaaaccaggtttgCGTCTCACTTTCTTATGCTTCAATCTATTTTagatgttgaagatggtttgagAAACTTGGTCGCATCGGTTGAATATAGAAACATGTTGTACGACAAAGGAGCTGTTGCTGACATAGTCAAAGAGCTTATACAAGGAACACCATTTTGGGAGGATGGGAAAGATCTAATTTCAGCAATGGAGCCATTGGTAAAGGTATTACGGTTAGTCGATGGTGATGGGTCAACTTCAGGCTACATTTATGAAGCAACAGATAGAGCACGAAAGGCAATTAAAGAACGATGTGAAGAGGATCCTGTTAAGTATATGCATATATGGGAATTGTTTGAATTCAGAGCGAAATCTAACCTGCTTCATGAGGTTCATGCTGCTGCCATGTATTTGAACCCTCCTTTCATGTTTGATGGAAAGATTTCATATACTAATGAAGCTGTGCAAGCTGCCTTGTCATATATTTATGACAAACTGATTGATACCACTGAAAGAACCAAGTTTTCGCAAGAGCTTTTActctataatggaaaacatccAAAGATATTTACAAGCATCTCAATAGATCAAATCAGTAATTGTCATCCaa CATGTGAACGTAACTGGAATGCTTTCGATGCCGCACAAACAAAAAAGAGAAACAGATTGGCTCCACAGATGTTGGAAGATCTGGTGTACATAAGGATGAACTCGTTAATGCTGAAAAATTCCGTGAACTTTGAGTTAAAAGATAGAGACCCAATTAATCTTGAAAATCTCGCAGAGTGGGACACTGAACTTGTTGATGGCAATCTGGATGAAGCTATTGATGAAGGTTTTGTAGCCGATGCTCGAAGTGACCTGAATGCTGCTTGGATGGATAGAATGTGTAGCGGCATTGGGACATCTTCGAGAATGAATTATCGTCATCAGTAG